A genomic window from Micromonospora violae includes:
- a CDS encoding carbon-nitrogen hydrolase family protein yields the protein MENRTPLRLAAVQPLCVPLDVAANARAHAAAVRAARARLVVFPELSLTGYELDAPVVSVDDPRLTPLVEACAETNTLALAGAPVAGDHIAVLAVTGGGATVAYRKMWLGDAEARRFRPGDAPVVLDVDGWRVGLAICKDTGLAAHAARTAGLGVDVYAAGVLESAHDAAVTDQRAHRIATAHRVWVAVASFAGSTGGGYREAAGRSGIWTPDGEVYARAGTEPGESVSASIR from the coding sequence GTGGAAAACCGCACCCCGCTGCGGCTCGCCGCGGTGCAGCCGCTGTGCGTACCCCTGGATGTCGCGGCGAACGCGCGGGCGCACGCCGCCGCGGTCCGCGCGGCGCGCGCCCGGCTGGTGGTCTTTCCGGAGCTGTCGCTGACCGGGTACGAGTTGGACGCGCCGGTCGTGTCGGTCGACGACCCGCGGTTGACGCCGCTGGTCGAGGCGTGCGCCGAGACGAACACGTTGGCCCTGGCCGGGGCGCCGGTCGCGGGCGACCACATCGCGGTGCTGGCGGTGACCGGAGGTGGTGCGACGGTGGCGTACCGCAAGATGTGGCTGGGGGACGCGGAGGCCCGCCGGTTCCGGCCCGGCGACGCGCCGGTCGTGCTCGATGTGGACGGTTGGCGGGTGGGGCTGGCGATCTGCAAGGACACCGGCTTGGCCGCGCACGCGGCGCGGACCGCCGGGCTCGGGGTCGACGTGTACGCGGCGGGCGTCCTGGAGTCCGCTCACGACGCCGCCGTGACGGACCAGCGGGCGCACCGGATCGCCACCGCGCACCGGGTCTGGGTGGCGGTGGCGAGCTTCGCCGGGTCGACCGGCGGTGGCTACCGGGAGGCCGCGGGGCGGTCGGGAATCTGGACGCCGGACGGCGAGGTCTACGCCCGCGCGGGCACCGAGCCGGGCGAGTCGGTCAGCGCCAGCATCCGGTGA